A part of Thalassophryne amazonica chromosome 3, fThaAma1.1, whole genome shotgun sequence genomic DNA contains:
- the tfe3b gene encoding transcription factor E3b has product MSSRVLLRQQLMREQAQEQEKREAQQQASASQLRSSHSTPAISVTLPPNAAHPPSAQVPVEVLKVQTHLENPTKYHIQQAQRQQVKQYLSTTLGNKAIPPTICVSPLPQSSSAPEVAPTASSVPNSPMALLNIGSNKEEIDDVIDDIISLESSFNDDIITLIDSGLQLPNTLPGNMLDVYHSPGLTAQTLTVSNSCPADLPKIKREITEADAKALLKERQKKDNHNLIERRRRFNINDRIKELGMLIPKSSDPEMRWNKGTILKASVDYIRKLQKEQQRTKEIETRQKKLERANHTLMLRIQELEMQARLHGLSTPSTTTTNISSGLNSNTSLLQQHPAAQHVQSSSLNAAGASAQNLLNLRATPAGQSVPASFLSPPSSDSPAGVTICSPLDLGSLSFAELEDTSASALYPDVGLGDILMDEGCALSPEMDAKPLFSPLSPGASKTSSRRSSLEMDEDL; this is encoded by the exons ATGTCGTCACGTGTGTTGCTGCGGCAACAGCTGATGCGAGAACAGGCCCAGGAGCAAGAGAAACGTGAGGCCCAGCAACAGGCCTCTGCCTCTCAGCTCAGGTCATCTCACTCCACTCCAGCCATCTCTGTCACACTgcctcccaatgctgcccacccACCCTCTGCACAGGTTCCAGTGGAAGTCTTGAAA GTGCAGACCCACTTGGAGAATCCCACAAAGTACCACATCCAGCAGGCACAGAGGCAGCAGGTGAAGCAGTATCTCTCCACAACTCTAGGCAACAAGGCCATTCCTCCAACCATCTGTGTGTCCCCTCTGCCACAGTCCAGTTCTGCGCCCGAGGTCGCACCTACTGCTAGCAGTGTTCCAAACAGCCCTATGGCTCTACTGAACATCGGATCCAACAAAGAGGAA ATAGATGATGtgattgatgacatcatcagtctTGAGTCCAgttttaatgatgacatcattacATTAATTGACTCAGGACTTCAGCTGCCTAACACG ctCCCAGGTAATATGTTGGATGTTTACCATAGCCCTGGATTGACGGCGCAGACTCTTACGGTTAGCAACTCCTGCCCTGCGGATCTTCCAAAAATAAAAAGGGAAATCACTG AAGCAGATGCTAAAGCTCTGTTGAAAGAAAGACAGAAGAAGGACAACCATAACCTCA TTGAAAGGAGGAGGAGATTCAATATCAATGATCGTATAAAGGAGCTAGGAATGCTCATCCCAAAATCAAGTGACCC TGAAATGCGCTGGAATAAGGGCACTATTCTAAAAGCCTCTGTAGATTACATCAGGAAGTTACAGAAAGAGCAACAGCGAACCAAGGAGATTGAGACGCGGCAGAAAAAGCTGGAACGAGCAAACCACACTCTTATGTTACGCATCCAG GAACTGGAAATGCAGGCACGGCTTCATGGCCTGTCCACCCCCTCTACCACCACTACCAACATTTCGTCTGGCCTGAACTCCAACACCTCTCTGCTCCAGCAGCACCCAGCTGCTCAGCATGTCCAGTCTTCATCTCTCAATGCAGCTGGAGCGTCTGCCCAGAACCTGCTTAATCTGAGAGCAACACCTGCTGGACAGTCTGTGCCAGCTTCCTTTCTGTCCCCACCTTCCTCAGACTCCCCTGCAGGTGTCACTATCTGCAGCCCTCTGGACCTGGGCAGCCTGAGCTTTGCAGAGCTGGAAGACACGTCAGCCTCAGCACTCTACCCTGACGTGGGCTTGGGAGACATTCTCATGGATGAGGGATGTGCGCTGTCTCCAGAGATGGATGCCAAGCCTTTGTTTTCTCCTCTGTCACCCGGTGCCTCTAAAACGAGCAGTCGCAGGAGCAGCCTTGAAATGGATGAGGACCTGTGA